Proteins encoded together in one Thermodesulforhabdus norvegica window:
- a CDS encoding ABC transporter ATP-binding protein encodes MILEVRDIHVYYGDSYVLQGLSLNVGEGELVCLLGRNGAGKTTTMRSIMGYARPFRGEIIFRGQKINGTPVYQVVSMGIGYVPEDRRIFANLTVEENLEIAFRPRHDGKDVWTPERVFEAFPLLRKLRNKKGGQLSGGEQQLLAIARALVLNPLLLLLDEPCEGLAPVVVELLGDVIAGIKKEIPILLAEQNVAFALRLSDRGYIIEKGRICFEGTKEELLENRDVQCRYLAV; translated from the coding sequence TTGATTCTTGAAGTCAGAGACATTCACGTTTACTACGGCGATAGTTATGTTCTTCAGGGTTTGAGCTTAAACGTCGGGGAAGGCGAGCTCGTATGCCTGCTGGGAAGAAATGGAGCCGGTAAGACCACCACAATGCGGTCTATAATGGGCTATGCCAGACCTTTTAGAGGGGAAATAATTTTTAGAGGGCAAAAGATCAACGGTACTCCGGTTTATCAGGTCGTTAGCATGGGCATAGGCTACGTTCCGGAAGACCGAAGAATTTTTGCGAATCTTACGGTAGAAGAAAACCTGGAAATAGCATTCAGACCCCGACACGACGGGAAAGATGTTTGGACACCGGAGAGAGTTTTTGAGGCTTTCCCGCTTTTGCGAAAGCTTCGCAACAAAAAAGGAGGGCAGCTTAGTGGAGGAGAGCAACAGCTTTTGGCAATAGCCAGAGCTCTGGTATTAAATCCTTTACTGCTTCTCCTTGATGAACCCTGCGAAGGGCTTGCTCCGGTTGTGGTTGAACTCCTCGGTGATGTGATAGCAGGTATAAAGAAGGAAATTCCCATCTTGCTGGCAGAGCAAAATGTGGCCTTTGCCCTCAGACTTTCTGATAGAGGATACATTATCGAAAAGGGACGAATATGTTTTGAAGGCACAAAGGAAGAATTACTCGAAAACAGGGATGTTCAGTGCAGGTATTTGGCGGTCTAA
- a CDS encoding 4Fe-4S dicluster domain-containing protein produces MKEIFVRFERCVGCRSCELACAVEHSQSKNLYAAVGETPRPRRRVFVEYIEGRKLPFLCRHCEDAPCVGACRTGALNQDPITRIVSHNPDRCIGCWLCSMVCPYGVINREAERRIAVKCDRCPERVTPACVEACPTGALVFTEETDFESLRRKESLKSAVRGLEQ; encoded by the coding sequence ATGAAAGAGATCTTCGTCAGGTTTGAGCGATGTGTGGGTTGCAGGTCCTGTGAATTGGCCTGCGCCGTAGAGCACTCGCAGAGTAAGAACCTTTATGCAGCAGTTGGCGAAACTCCCCGTCCCAGGCGAAGGGTTTTTGTTGAGTATATCGAGGGGCGTAAGCTTCCCTTCCTTTGTCGCCACTGCGAGGATGCCCCCTGTGTGGGCGCCTGTCGTACCGGTGCTTTAAATCAGGATCCGATTACTCGCATCGTTTCTCACAACCCCGATCGTTGTATCGGCTGCTGGCTTTGCTCGATGGTTTGTCCTTACGGTGTTATAAACCGTGAGGCCGAAAGGCGTATAGCCGTAAAATGCGACCGCTGTCCCGAAAGAGTAACGCCGGCCTGTGTGGAGGCATGCCCTACAGGGGCACTGGTTTTCACGGAAGAAACGGACTTTGAGAGTCTTCGCAGGAAAGAATCTTTGAAGAGTGCGGTCAGAGGTCTGGAGCAATGA